In one window of Candidatus Sulfuricurvum sp. RIFRC-1 DNA:
- a CDS encoding UDP-N-acetylmuramate dehydrogenase gives MNTKRIDFSKFSSIRIGPIVEVALIENDVVPQGHFIVGSANNVLISPTPPPLMTLSKEYDFIALETDGLHIGAATPGGRVVSFCKKNDIAHFEYLSKLPGTLGGMLKMNAGLKEYEIFNYLIAIRTQSGWKQKSEIEYGYRKTSIDEVVFEAVFEAQNGYSAERYEMFAQMRSNQPNDPSAGSCFKNPPGDYAGRLIEAVGLKGQRVGAMAFSEVHANFLVNMGGGTFADALSLIHEAQTRAKTAFDLDLQCEVVIIDCENMTKK, from the coding sequence ATGAATACGAAGCGTATAGATTTTTCCAAATTCAGTTCTATTCGTATCGGCCCAATAGTCGAAGTTGCACTCATCGAAAATGATGTTGTTCCGCAGGGGCATTTTATCGTCGGTTCTGCTAATAATGTTCTTATTTCCCCAACCCCGCCACCGCTTATGACCCTCTCTAAAGAGTACGATTTTATCGCTCTTGAAACAGATGGTCTCCATATCGGTGCCGCTACGCCGGGGGGACGTGTTGTGTCGTTTTGCAAAAAGAATGATATTGCCCATTTTGAGTACCTCTCTAAACTCCCGGGAACCCTCGGCGGTATGCTTAAAATGAATGCAGGACTCAAAGAGTATGAGATATTTAATTATCTCATTGCAATCCGTACCCAGAGCGGCTGGAAACAAAAAAGCGAAATCGAATACGGCTATCGTAAAACTTCTATCGATGAAGTGGTATTCGAAGCGGTTTTCGAAGCACAAAACGGATATTCTGCCGAGCGATATGAGATGTTCGCACAGATGCGTTCCAATCAACCGAATGATCCGAGTGCCGGAAGCTGTTTTAAAAATCCTCCGGGTGATTATGCCGGACGCCTTATCGAAGCGGTGGGGTTAAAAGGTCAGCGTGTCGGTGCTATGGCTTTTAGTGAAGTTCATGCCAATTTTCTCGTCAATATGGGCGGAGGTACTTTTGCGGATGCCTTGTCTTTAATACATGAAGCGCAAACACGGGCAAAAACAGCATTTGACCTGGACTTACAATGTGAAGTTGTGATCATTGATTGTGAAAATATGACGAAAAAATAA
- the prfA gene encoding peptide chain release factor 1 codes for MLSDKLTPFINRYNELTELLSSPDIGNDIKRMTDLSKEQSSIQAIVSKATEYKKLLDDIEENKSLAFDAELGELAKEELRSLEPMVEPLEDEIKKLLIPSNPNDKRNIYIELRAGTGGDEAAIFVGDLFNAYVRYADVKGWKIELMSSSPSDAGGFKEIIALIKGEQVYSRLKYEAGTHRVQRVPATESQGRVHTSAITVAVMPEVDDVEVIINENDLKIDVMRSSGSGGQSVNTTDSAVRITHLPTGIVVTNQDQKSQHKNKDKAMQILKARIYDMQMQEAKEKEMSERKDQVGTGDRSGRIRTYNYPQNRISDHRITLTLYRLEEIMQGGLMDDIIEPLIADTQAQIMERAGL; via the coding sequence ATGTTATCCGACAAACTCACCCCTTTTATCAACCGTTATAACGAATTAACCGAACTTTTGAGTTCTCCCGATATCGGCAATGATATCAAACGAATGACCGATCTCTCGAAAGAGCAATCTTCTATCCAAGCCATTGTTAGCAAAGCGACTGAGTACAAAAAACTCCTCGATGATATTGAAGAGAACAAATCGCTCGCGTTTGATGCAGAACTCGGAGAGCTTGCCAAAGAGGAGTTACGATCATTAGAGCCGATGGTTGAACCTCTCGAGGACGAGATCAAAAAACTCCTCATCCCAAGCAACCCCAATGACAAACGAAACATTTATATCGAATTGCGTGCCGGAACGGGTGGAGATGAAGCGGCGATTTTTGTCGGGGATTTGTTCAATGCCTATGTCCGTTACGCCGATGTAAAGGGGTGGAAAATCGAGCTGATGAGTAGCAGTCCCTCCGATGCAGGCGGATTTAAAGAGATCATCGCCCTCATTAAAGGGGAACAGGTTTACTCACGTCTCAAATACGAGGCGGGAACTCACCGCGTTCAGCGCGTCCCGGCTACCGAGTCCCAAGGACGGGTTCATACCTCAGCCATTACCGTTGCCGTGATGCCGGAAGTCGATGATGTTGAAGTCATTATCAATGAAAATGATCTCAAAATCGACGTTATGCGCTCAAGCGGATCAGGAGGGCAAAGTGTCAATACGACCGACTCTGCCGTACGTATTACCCACCTCCCGACCGGTATCGTCGTCACTAACCAAGATCAAAAATCGCAGCATAAAAATAAAGATAAAGCGATGCAAATCCTCAAAGCGCGTATTTATGATATGCAAATGCAAGAGGCAAAAGAAAAAGAGATGTCGGAGCGTAAAGATCAAGTAGGAACCGGAGATCGCAGTGGACGTATCCGTACCTACAACTACCCTCAAAATCGCATCTCCGATCACCGTATTACCCTCACCCTTTATCGTCTCGAAGAGATTATGCAGGGGGGATTGATGGACGATATTATCGAACCGTTAATTGCCGATACTCAGGCGCAGATTATGGAGAGAGCGGGTTTATAA
- the coaE gene encoding dephospho-CoA kinase (Dephospho-CoA kinase (CoaE) performs the final step in coenzyme A biosynthesis.), which produces MAFEYAIALTGGIATGKSTVASLLGLNGLRIIDADTIAHRILDENSSWVAERFGSEFVKNSKVDRPALGKIVFADPKAKKELESFLHPKIRAAIEEQSEKQDRLKYPYLIDIPLFFETSSYPIKNSVVVYTPKTLQLERFMKRNGFSEEESLRRIESQMDIDEKKSRATWVIDNSSNLKHLQKECEQFVDSIKLLYPAPKIN; this is translated from the coding sequence ATGGCTTTTGAATATGCTATCGCACTCACGGGAGGGATTGCAACGGGGAAAAGTACCGTTGCTTCATTGCTCGGGTTAAACGGTCTTCGCATCATCGATGCTGATACGATTGCTCACCGTATTTTGGATGAAAACAGTTCTTGGGTAGCGGAACGATTTGGGTCAGAATTTGTCAAAAACTCTAAAGTGGATCGTCCTGCCTTGGGCAAAATAGTTTTTGCCGATCCTAAAGCGAAAAAAGAGCTCGAAAGTTTTCTCCATCCGAAAATCCGTGCCGCCATCGAAGAGCAAAGCGAAAAACAAGACCGCCTCAAATACCCGTATCTGATCGATATCCCCCTCTTTTTTGAGACATCTTCGTATCCGATCAAAAACTCAGTGGTCGTCTATACTCCTAAAACATTGCAGTTAGAGCGATTTATGAAACGCAACGGTTTCTCCGAAGAGGAGTCTTTGCGCCGCATCGAAAGTCAGATGGATATCGATGAGAAAAAATCGCGCGCGACATGGGTAATCGATAACTCCTCTAATCTTAAACATTTGCAGAAAGAGTGTGAGCAGTTTGTTGATAGTATTAAATTGCTTTATCCCGCTCCAAAAATAAATTAA
- a CDS encoding menaquinone biosynthesis family protein has translation MKKMVIAHSPDADDIFMYYAIKFGWVTKENTFFDNIALDIETLNTEALKGTYDISAISFGLYPHIRNDYALLRTAVSFGQGYGPKLIRKRETVLKKRFKVALSGKYTTNALLFRIAYPDAKIVYMNFLEIEQAVLDGVVDAGVLIHESILGYDESLEVERELWDIWCELSGGDLPLPLGGMAIRRSLPITSAISYENLLTKAVQIARDHKENLSKMLMERNLVRIDAPTLEKYLELYANDESITLNETQYKAIELLFNLGYKHGFFDAAINPRDFMIPLEYTELRYS, from the coding sequence GTGAAAAAAATGGTGATTGCCCACTCCCCCGATGCTGATGATATCTTTATGTATTACGCCATCAAATTCGGTTGGGTGACGAAAGAAAATACTTTTTTTGACAATATCGCTTTGGATATTGAAACCCTTAACACCGAAGCGTTAAAAGGGACATACGATATCAGTGCGATTAGTTTCGGACTCTACCCTCATATCCGGAATGATTACGCATTGCTTCGAACAGCGGTGAGTTTTGGTCAAGGTTATGGCCCTAAACTGATCCGCAAACGTGAAACGGTTCTAAAAAAGCGCTTCAAAGTTGCTCTCAGCGGAAAATATACCACTAATGCGTTGCTCTTTCGGATAGCCTATCCCGATGCGAAAATCGTTTATATGAATTTTTTAGAGATTGAGCAAGCGGTATTAGACGGGGTCGTCGATGCGGGTGTTTTAATCCATGAATCTATTTTGGGATACGATGAGTCACTCGAAGTGGAGCGCGAGCTTTGGGATATATGGTGTGAACTCTCCGGCGGTGATTTACCACTTCCTTTGGGAGGGATGGCCATTCGCCGATCACTTCCGATTACTTCGGCTATTTCGTATGAGAATCTTTTAACCAAAGCGGTACAAATTGCTCGTGATCACAAAGAGAACCTTTCTAAAATGTTGATGGAACGTAATCTCGTCCGCATTGATGCTCCGACACTGGAAAAATATCTCGAACTTTACGCCAATGACGAATCTATTACCCTCAATGAAACACAATATAAGGCAATCGAACTCTTATTTAACCTTGGATATAAACACGGCTTTTTTGACGCTGCAATTAATCCGAGAGATTTTATGATCCCACTCGAATACACCGAATTGAGGTACTCGTAA
- the fliQ gene encoding flagellar biosynthesis protein FliQ, which translates to MQSELIGLGIETFKIALILSLPALLVGMFLGLAVSIFQATTQINEMTLSFIPKIIGIVVVIILTMPWMMNEMQDFTIRIFNMIPTFMQ; encoded by the coding sequence ATGCAGTCGGAGTTGATCGGTTTGGGGATTGAGACGTTTAAAATTGCTCTCATTTTATCGCTGCCCGCACTGCTGGTCGGGATGTTTTTGGGGCTTGCGGTCAGTATTTTTCAGGCAACAACACAGATCAATGAGATGACCCTCAGCTTTATCCCTAAAATTATCGGGATTGTTGTCGTCATTATTCTGACTATGCCGTGGATGATGAACGAAATGCAGGACTTCACGATTCGTATCTTTAATATGATTCCGACCTTTATGCAATGA
- the rpsT gene encoding 30S ribosomal protein S20 — MANHKSALKRIRQTEKRTERNRFYRTRIKNIVKAVRTAVDAGNKEEAKAALVIANANLHKYVSKGVLKKETAARKVSRLHLAVNAIAA, encoded by the coding sequence ATGGCAAACCATAAGTCAGCATTGAAACGTATCCGTCAGACGGAAAAGCGTACAGAACGCAACCGATTCTATCGCACACGTATTAAAAACATTGTTAAAGCAGTTCGTACTGCCGTAGATGCAGGAAACAAAGAAGAAGCGAAAGCTGCTCTTGTTATCGCTAACGCTAACCTTCATAAATATGTAAGCAAAGGTGTCTTGAAAAAAGAGACTGCTGCACGTAAAGTTAGCCGTCTTCACCTCGCTGTTAACGCAATCGCAGCCTAA
- the dapF gene encoding diaminopimelate epimerase, with protein sequence MLQIAKYCASGNDFVIFHAFHGADRSGLARTLCDRQNGIGADGLIVVLPHEQYDFEWEFYNADGSTASMCGNGSRACAHYAYRFGLAHESMEFLTGAGVIKATVEGDMVQSDLTPPLVINDAISEHEMRWWLIDTGVPHLVTFDADMEHFNIAMARELRHKYNANVNIARVESNGAIHVRTYERGVEDETLACGTGMAACFYRASIEGLVADNARVYPKSGETLYLGFDEGTITFKGEVKGVFETYWRF encoded by the coding sequence ATGCTCCAAATTGCTAAATACTGTGCCAGCGGCAACGATTTTGTCATCTTTCATGCCTTTCACGGGGCAGATCGCTCAGGGCTTGCACGAACTCTCTGTGATCGTCAAAACGGTATTGGAGCGGATGGCTTAATTGTTGTTCTTCCTCATGAACAGTATGATTTCGAGTGGGAATTTTACAATGCAGACGGTTCTACCGCATCAATGTGCGGAAACGGAAGCCGCGCATGCGCTCATTACGCGTATCGTTTTGGATTAGCTCATGAGTCAATGGAATTTTTAACGGGTGCAGGGGTGATAAAAGCTACTGTGGAGGGGGATATGGTTCAGAGTGATCTAACCCCTCCGCTGGTGATTAATGACGCGATTTCAGAGCATGAGATGAGATGGTGGCTGATCGATACCGGCGTTCCTCATCTCGTGACATTTGATGCGGATATGGAACATTTTAATATTGCGATGGCGAGAGAGCTTCGCCACAAATATAATGCTAATGTCAATATTGCTCGTGTAGAGAGCAACGGTGCTATTCATGTCCGTACCTATGAGCGCGGTGTTGAAGATGAGACATTAGCGTGCGGAACAGGGATGGCAGCGTGTTTTTATCGTGCTTCCATCGAGGGATTGGTTGCGGATAATGCTCGTGTTTATCCTAAAAGCGGAGAAACGCTCTATTTAGGGTTTGATGAGGGAACGATTACGTTCAAAGGGGAAGTCAAAGGGGTTTTTGAAACCTACTGGAGATTTTAA
- the ccoG gene encoding cytochrome c oxidase accessory protein CcoG: MSEETVSPKGKEYLSGWTPWRIMRYWFYGLVTIFALAVPWITIEGNHLFLLSFDKLKLHLMFIQFDMQELYLMPFLLMILFIGVFGITVLGGRVFCGWMCPQTIFRVVYRDLIETKLLGLRKRIKNKQQEPDYSKFENKVKRLVGILLWTGLSFIAAADLMWYFVPPEDFFAYIQNPMEHTVLMGSIIGIVLFLVYDIIFLQENFCVYVCPYSRIQSVLYDDDTVMAIYNPNRGGDIYDEHKEKMFIKQKDLLAVNSHAECTTCESCVSVCPTHIDIRKGLQLECINCLECVDACTEVMGKLGKASLVEWSSEKETLYMKGKTDYFRPKILGYVAILIIVSVILGMMGSEKEYMLLNINKENRLYSVHQNDEGKVQVDNAYTFLLQNTLNEDHEYYFNIVAPEGMEGKIKIAQPEKPFKVKPGVVKKKVVVLYTDEVLVNDDRKDTVIPITINAYAVDAKDKVAVTRQSTFTFPRADMLK; encoded by the coding sequence ATGAGTGAAGAGACAGTGTCCCCAAAAGGAAAAGAGTATTTGTCGGGGTGGACCCCGTGGCGTATTATGCGGTATTGGTTTTATGGCCTTGTAACCATTTTTGCATTGGCAGTGCCATGGATTACCATCGAGGGAAATCACCTTTTCTTACTTAGCTTTGATAAATTGAAACTCCATTTGATGTTTATTCAATTTGATATGCAAGAGCTTTATTTGATGCCGTTTTTGCTCATGATCTTGTTTATCGGGGTATTCGGAATTACCGTATTGGGCGGGCGGGTTTTCTGCGGATGGATGTGTCCCCAAACCATTTTCCGTGTCGTTTACCGTGATTTGATCGAAACAAAATTGCTGGGTCTTCGCAAACGTATTAAAAACAAACAACAAGAACCGGATTATTCTAAGTTTGAAAATAAAGTAAAACGATTAGTAGGCATTCTCCTTTGGACAGGATTGTCATTTATTGCTGCGGCCGATCTGATGTGGTATTTTGTACCGCCGGAAGATTTCTTTGCCTATATTCAAAATCCGATGGAACATACGGTATTGATGGGATCGATTATCGGGATTGTTTTATTCTTGGTCTATGACATTATTTTCTTGCAAGAGAATTTTTGTGTCTACGTCTGCCCTTATTCACGTATCCAATCGGTTTTATACGATGATGATACCGTTATGGCAATTTATAACCCGAATCGCGGTGGAGATATCTACGACGAGCATAAAGAGAAAATGTTTATCAAACAAAAAGATCTGCTTGCGGTAAATAGCCATGCGGAATGCACTACCTGTGAGAGTTGTGTGAGCGTTTGTCCTACCCATATTGATATTCGTAAAGGGCTTCAGTTAGAGTGTATCAACTGTCTGGAGTGTGTTGATGCGTGTACTGAAGTTATGGGTAAACTCGGTAAAGCGAGCCTTGTAGAGTGGTCAAGTGAAAAAGAGACCCTTTATATGAAAGGTAAAACGGACTATTTCCGTCCGAAAATCTTGGGTTATGTTGCTATCTTAATTATTGTTAGTGTTATATTGGGAATGATGGGAAGTGAAAAAGAGTATATGCTCCTCAACATCAACAAAGAGAACCGTTTGTATTCTGTTCATCAAAATGATGAGGGTAAAGTGCAGGTTGATAACGCCTATACCTTTTTGTTGCAAAATACGCTAAACGAAGATCATGAATACTATTTCAATATCGTTGCTCCTGAGGGAATGGAAGGAAAAATTAAAATCGCTCAGCCGGAAAAACCGTTCAAAGTTAAACCGGGCGTCGTTAAGAAAAAAGTAGTGGTTCTTTATACGGATGAAGTGCTTGTGAATGATGATCGTAAAGATACGGTTATTCCGATCACGATTAATGCGTATGCGGTGGATGCGAAAGATAAAGTGGCGGTAACACGTCAGTCGACGTTTACTTTCCCGCGAGCGGATATGCTCAAATAA
- the eno gene encoding phosphopyruvate hydratase, producing the protein MIFIDEVSAIEVMDSRGNPTVKATVQLSDGTRESAIVPSGASTGKREALELRDGDSRYMGKGVLKAVEHVNTDIADAIMGLSPFNQAMVDAVMKELDGTENYGNLGANAVLGVSMAVARAAAKSLGIPLYRYLGGANAMVLPVPMLNIINGGSHADNSVDFQEYMIMPIGFNDFSEGLRASAEVYHNLKSILKNRGANTALGDEGGFAPDLSSNEEPIQVIMEAIAKAGYKAGEQIAIALDVAASELVTEGGYRLDSENRTVTSAQLVDYYADLCSKYPIVSIEDGLSEDDWAGWKILTERLGNKVQLVGDDLFVTNANILAEGIEKGIANAILIKPNQIGSVSETMLTVRLAQRNGYKCVMSHRSGESEDAFIADFAVALNCGEIKTGSTARGERTAKYNRLLEIETEVMYGEYLGSALFN; encoded by the coding sequence ATGATTTTTATTGATGAAGTAAGTGCAATCGAGGTAATGGATTCTCGAGGGAATCCTACCGTAAAAGCAACGGTACAACTAAGTGACGGAACACGTGAAAGCGCGATCGTTCCAAGCGGTGCAAGTACCGGTAAACGTGAGGCATTAGAACTGCGTGATGGCGATTCTCGCTACATGGGTAAAGGGGTTCTAAAAGCAGTTGAACATGTCAATACTGATATCGCAGATGCGATCATGGGCCTCAGCCCGTTTAACCAAGCGATGGTTGATGCGGTCATGAAAGAGCTTGACGGAACGGAAAACTACGGAAATCTCGGTGCAAATGCCGTTCTCGGTGTATCCATGGCGGTAGCACGTGCGGCGGCAAAAAGTCTCGGAATTCCTCTCTATCGCTACCTCGGCGGTGCCAATGCAATGGTTCTTCCGGTACCGATGCTCAACATCATCAATGGAGGAAGCCACGCCGATAACAGCGTTGATTTCCAAGAGTATATGATTATGCCAATCGGATTTAATGATTTTTCCGAAGGTCTTCGTGCTTCTGCAGAGGTCTATCACAATCTCAAATCAATCCTAAAAAATCGCGGTGCTAACACGGCACTCGGCGATGAGGGTGGCTTTGCACCGGATTTGAGCTCGAATGAAGAACCGATCCAAGTGATCATGGAAGCGATTGCTAAAGCGGGATACAAAGCGGGTGAACAAATCGCTATCGCTCTTGACGTTGCCGCATCTGAACTCGTAACAGAGGGTGGATACCGTCTCGATTCTGAAAACCGAACCGTTACGTCTGCGCAACTCGTCGATTATTACGCTGACCTTTGCTCTAAATACCCTATCGTATCGATCGAAGACGGTTTGAGCGAAGATGACTGGGCGGGATGGAAAATCTTGACTGAGCGTTTAGGAAACAAAGTACAGCTTGTTGGCGATGATTTGTTCGTAACAAATGCCAATATTTTGGCAGAGGGGATCGAAAAAGGGATCGCAAATGCAATTTTGATCAAACCAAACCAAATCGGATCAGTATCAGAAACGATGCTCACGGTTCGTCTTGCACAGCGCAACGGCTACAAATGTGTTATGTCTCACCGCTCCGGCGAAAGTGAAGATGCATTTATCGCTGATTTTGCAGTAGCACTCAACTGCGGTGAGATCAAAACAGGCTCAACAGCGCGCGGTGAACGAACGGCTAAATACAACCGTTTGTTGGAAATTGAAACCGAAGTAATGTACGGCGAATATTTAGGGAGTGCCCTCTTTAACTAA
- the recA gene encoding recombinase RecA, with amino-acid sequence MDPNKLKSLELAMKQIDKTFGKGTLMRLGDKEIEPINSISTGSIGLDLALGIGGIPEGRVIEIYGPESSGKTTLSLQITAECQKNGGICAFIDAEHALDIGYAKNLGVDVENLLVSQPDYGEQALDIVETIVRSGAVDLIVIDSVAALTPKVEIEGEMNDQQVGVQARLMSKALRKLTGIMHKMNCTIIFINQIRMKIGTMGYGSPETTTGGNALKFYASVRIDVRKIATLKQGESQIGNRVKAKVIKNKVAPPFRQAEFDIMFGEGISKEGELVDYGVKLDIIDKSGAWFSFEDTKLGQGRENVKQKFKDEPELARRVEEKIKSAMGVTGIIAMDESDIGEVDE; translated from the coding sequence ATGGATCCAAACAAACTTAAATCGCTTGAACTTGCGATGAAACAAATTGACAAAACGTTCGGAAAAGGGACGTTGATGCGTCTTGGGGACAAAGAGATTGAACCTATTAATTCCATCAGTACAGGTTCCATCGGGTTGGATTTGGCCCTTGGTATCGGCGGAATACCGGAAGGACGTGTTATCGAAATTTACGGGCCTGAAAGCTCAGGGAAAACGACACTCAGCCTTCAAATCACCGCTGAATGTCAAAAAAACGGCGGGATCTGTGCTTTTATCGATGCAGAACATGCGCTTGATATCGGATACGCTAAAAATCTCGGTGTTGATGTCGAAAATCTCCTCGTATCACAACCCGATTACGGTGAACAAGCACTCGATATCGTCGAAACCATCGTCCGAAGCGGGGCAGTTGATTTGATCGTCATCGACTCGGTTGCGGCATTGACTCCGAAAGTGGAGATCGAAGGGGAGATGAACGACCAGCAAGTGGGAGTTCAAGCGCGCTTAATGTCGAAAGCATTGCGTAAACTGACCGGTATCATGCATAAAATGAACTGTACGATTATTTTCATCAACCAAATCCGTATGAAAATCGGAACAATGGGATACGGTTCACCGGAGACAACAACGGGGGGGAATGCGCTAAAATTCTACGCATCGGTTCGTATCGATGTTCGTAAAATTGCTACCCTCAAACAAGGGGAAAGCCAAATCGGCAACCGCGTTAAAGCGAAAGTCATTAAAAATAAAGTGGCACCGCCGTTTCGTCAAGCAGAATTTGATATCATGTTCGGTGAAGGTATCTCCAAAGAGGGAGAACTCGTCGATTACGGTGTTAAACTCGACATTATTGATAAAAGCGGAGCATGGTTCAGTTTCGAGGATACCAAACTGGGTCAAGGACGTGAAAACGTAAAACAAAAATTCAAAGATGAGCCGGAATTGGCTCGCAGAGTCGAAGAAAAAATTAAATCAGCAATGGGTGTAACAGGCATCATTGCTATGGATGAATCTGATATAGGTGAGGTAGACGAATGA
- the purM gene encoding phosphoribosylformylglycinamidine cyclo-ligase — MSQISYKDAGVDIDAGNSFVENIKPLVKSTAIAGVLGGIGSFAGAFELPSGYREPVMLAATDGVGTKLKLAIDSGIHNTVGIDLVAMCVNDLICNFGTPSFFLDYYATGKLDVTAATAVVSGIAEGCRQAECALIGGETAEMPGMYHSDDYDLAGFAVGIGEKSELDRSNKVAAGDILIALPSSGLHSNGFSLARKVLFEKMGMKFEDEFEGKPLIETLLTPTRIYVKTFKALKDKIQALAHITGGGIVENFPRVLPEGLRAVISESSIRVLPIFELIGQHVERTEMFRAFNMGVGMILVVKEGDVADVLSSTDGYVIGHLEVGQREAVLV; from the coding sequence ATGAGCCAAATCAGCTACAAAGACGCCGGTGTCGATATCGATGCAGGTAACAGTTTTGTCGAAAATATCAAGCCACTCGTTAAATCGACTGCAATAGCCGGTGTACTCGGTGGAATCGGATCATTTGCCGGTGCGTTTGAACTACCTTCTGGATACCGAGAACCGGTAATGCTCGCCGCAACAGACGGTGTCGGAACAAAACTCAAACTCGCTATTGATTCAGGTATTCATAACACGGTCGGAATCGATTTAGTCGCGATGTGTGTCAATGACTTAATTTGTAATTTTGGAACCCCTTCATTTTTCCTCGACTATTACGCAACCGGTAAACTCGATGTCACTGCCGCTACTGCCGTCGTTAGCGGTATTGCTGAGGGGTGCCGTCAAGCCGAATGTGCCCTTATCGGCGGTGAAACGGCTGAGATGCCGGGGATGTACCACTCAGATGATTACGACTTGGCCGGCTTTGCCGTCGGTATCGGAGAAAAAAGCGAACTTGACCGTTCAAACAAAGTAGCTGCGGGAGACATCCTCATCGCATTACCAAGTTCGGGTCTTCACTCAAACGGATTCTCATTGGCACGCAAAGTGTTGTTTGAAAAAATGGGAATGAAATTCGAAGACGAATTTGAGGGAAAACCTCTCATCGAAACGCTTCTTACTCCGACACGTATCTATGTCAAAACATTTAAAGCACTCAAAGATAAGATTCAAGCCCTTGCGCACATCACGGGGGGCGGAATTGTTGAGAACTTCCCACGTGTCCTTCCAGAGGGATTACGTGCCGTTATCTCCGAATCTTCTATCCGTGTTCTACCTATCTTCGAATTGATCGGTCAACACGTTGAACGTACCGAGATGTTCCGCGCATTCAATATGGGTGTGGGGATGATTTTGGTTGTTAAAGAAGGGGATGTAGCGGATGTTCTCTCTTCAACGGATGGATACGTTATCGGTCATCTCGAAGTAGGTCAACGCGAAGCAGTTCTCGTATAA
- a CDS encoding recombinase family protein, which translates to MTVSYIRPDKDFDGVYEQLKLINGYADQKKIAIQEEFVDQTSQNKRLSERHEVVRFFRSLDGDTLIVYDTWTLSSYIEDVVQMFSCLLKNNNTIHFVKPGVIIDRKSDTMVVLGLIDQLRQVLQDDAKKGIGRPRGSKSSSKFDRYLEQIIDLLKKRRSVSEIARILGVSRSSLKDYIESRELKEVVSGVIGIGDDTDAEATVIGTIQCPIDESTI; encoded by the coding sequence ATGACCGTTAGTTATATCCGTCCCGATAAAGATTTCGATGGTGTTTATGAACAGCTTAAATTGATTAATGGTTATGCTGATCAAAAAAAGATTGCGATTCAAGAAGAGTTTGTGGATCAAACATCTCAAAATAAACGGCTCAGTGAACGGCATGAAGTAGTCCGTTTTTTCCGATCCTTGGATGGCGATACTTTGATCGTTTATGATACATGGACATTGAGCAGCTACATCGAAGATGTCGTTCAAATGTTTAGTTGTCTCCTTAAAAATAATAATACAATCCATTTTGTCAAACCGGGCGTGATAATCGACCGCAAAAGTGATACAATGGTTGTCTTAGGTCTTATCGATCAGCTCCGTCAGGTGCTTCAAGATGATGCCAAAAAAGGGATCGGCCGTCCGCGCGGATCTAAATCATCGTCAAAATTTGATAGGTATTTGGAGCAGATTATCGATTTGTTGAAAAAACGGCGCAGTGTAAGTGAGATCGCACGTATCTTAGGAGTGAGTCGAAGCTCTCTCAAAGATTACATCGAATCGCGTGAACTTAAAGAGGTAGTGAGTGGTGTCATCGGTATCGGAGACGATACGGATGCGGAAGCAACGGTGATTGGAACGATTCAGTGTCCAATCGATGAATCAACTATATGA